The genomic region GTCAGTAAGCTTTCTccaaaagtaataaaaaaaaagcattagGCTTCCCTCTGTATTTATTCatctatatatgtttgtaatgtCATTTCGGAAATCAAAATCGTTCTTAAGAAAAGTACGTATTGTGgtatgttgccatagtaacaGACGAATGTATATACGAATTGAGGATATGAGATGGAAAGGTATATAGCCTggtcatatatttattttacgcTTGTATGGATACTAATAATTCACATCACAACAAGAACTATAACGGATCCTTGCCTCTCAGCTCCTCATCCAAAACCTTCACTCCCTACGGTTTTACGCCACAGGTCATATTATTGCGcaaaaacagcaataaaagcaacaaaaacaaacaccCCAAGACAaacatatattgttttatatatattttacggTCTTGCTATATTTACTAGTTTGATATCTTCTTTACACCCACCCCTTCAGTTGCACTAAcatcgatttttttttcccaccCGGAAATTGAAGTTCATGCCCTTGAAGTGTACAAATTCGGAGTGGCAACGACTTTTTTTTTAGTGCTAAATAGGCAAATGCACTTTTTATTCGAAATAATCATTCTTACCCAGAGAAATGTATAAAGAGTGAAAGAATTGACAAGACTAAAACACAAATCGCTTTTAATGTACCAACAAACTGTCTGTTATGAACCAAAAAATCAACACAAATCCTCAATCCGTAAGAAATTCAAAGCTCcgtgaaatgtttaaaatgtacGTAAAGTGCTTTTTCTCTATCGTTGATGGATAAGCCTATGGGCGAAATGTTCGCTAATTTCGCTCGTAATTGGAGTGGATACAGCAACTAAcactaaaatatattttacatcatctCCAAAATACCTTTACAATCTCTTGATGGTTATTCTTTTTTTGTTCGCTTTCTGTTTAGGGTTGAGATGAGTAGAGGGagaatgccaaaaaaaaaaaaaaagcttttatAGGGTAAGGGTTGTTCAAATAGGACACACTTATTAAGGTATACGTTTTGACTAAAATAAAACTACAAATGACTTATTAGAAAGTCGCTTGCATGAAATTAaccttaataaaataaattgtgaGCCAGGACGTAAGTAGATCGGGCAGACTTGTCAATgcctttttctatttttttatggTGAAATCGACGTGATTTTTTTCTGGAGCGATATATTGAAACAGATGACGAATTTGTATATAGCATTTGTAAATGAGACAGTTACAGATACAATGTGGAATGATTACAGAGgtatattgtaatattaaatatgaccaTGCAGAGGTGACGGAGCAGTGGGgaaagggggaggaggagggggatgcTACAGATGAACGAGCCTCGTTCTCGTTtttcgtttttttgttttgtttcataaaaCATGTGCACCTTTATGTGATTTAAAAGTTGTCCTTTAgttgaaaatttaaaacaaatatgaaaaaaatcgGAAGAAAAATGCAGCATTGAAATGTTCCCTTTTgttgcaaaatattaaattcaaaatttaaaatcaaattcatATAACTCGCTGTTCCTCGAAGTttgtactccccccccccccccccccccaacacacgcacacacagtATACCATCTTACGCTGTCCATGTTTTCCGGAACGCTAACACAATATTTTTGTAAGTTTTATTGATGCAATCATTCCCTACTAACACCCAAAAATGTTACCTAAAACTTTAGTTGAATAACATGTCAAATAGTGAAATCGCGCATGTTTGAACTTTTCAAAATTGGTTCAGTTATATTATATGGAAAATTGTCTGGACGACGAAATGTTTGACGATTGCATGCAATCCTTGGTTGATTATTTCCGCCGCATTAACACACGCTTGTCTCTCATTCACGCCCACggatataaatatgtttttaagtGGATACTATATAAGGTTAAAAACCAACCTTTTCATAAGTGCTGATTGGGAAAGCTTCCATTCGGACCCCTAGTCGATGGAATGTCCTTCGATGTCCCCGTTATCTCCCGCATTCCGCCTGTGAGGTACTCCATACTAGGCTGCACACCAAGAGCGGCAGCGGCCGCCGCTGCAGCGGGGAACATCCCTGACGAATAAGGGTGCCACAGTGGAATCCCCCGCGGGTAAGGAGGGTAGGGCAGACGAAGTGTTGGAGGGAAGGTGCCGGCGGTAGAGGCAGTCGGAACGGACCTCTCTGGCGGTAAGGGTGAAAAAGCAGACTTGAAAGCGGAAGAAGTTGTGCAGGGTGGGCACACCATGTGACTCGTCGATAGATACGGTCGGTGGGTAATGAAGGTGCCATTGACACAAGTGGTTTCAGTAGTGGGATGTTCACCCTCGTGAGGTGAGTGGTTTGCTTGACGTTCCTGCCTTAGAGAGCTACGGCTGTCTTTGGGTTGTGAGTTTAATATTTGTTCTATTGCCTGCACGATGTCCCCCTCACAACCTTGTAATATCAGTTCAAGTACAGTTTTCTTTTGCGCGGGAAACAGTCGACACAAAACATCAATCGGAGCCTTCGAGTTCGCTTTCCCGTCATCTTCGCCGCCTTCGGCAGCTTGATCTCGCTTACTCAACTCGTAGTCATGTGACTTGTCTTTATTTTTGCTAACCTCGTGCGTTTCCTTCCCCTCGGCCACGACGTTGTGAGGACTCTGCACACTGGTGGACGCCGAGAGCGCTGGCGAAACTGAACTAGTCGGAGACGCGATACCGCCATCTTGAGACTCTTGGAGACTTGTGGGGCTGTGAGACGGTGATGATCCCGGTAGAATCCGATGGGTTAATACTGTCGCCGAGTCTGGTGGAGTGAGAGGCCCTACTCCAGCTGAAGGACTCTGTGGTGCATGGATGATCTCCAGACGTCCCCTCTTGGCATCTgtacaagaaaataaacaatacCTATACAGAGTCAGATGAAGGATCATatagatactatataatataaaagtGTCATCTTACGCATTTTGAGACATTCCATGCACTTCTATATGTGACAATAAGCTAATGGTAACGCAATACACTAATCCTGGGACCTGTAGTAAGTCCATGATTGTATATAGTCGTATCCTAGCCACCTCTAGACTCGTAAACGTCCTCGAGGATTTGTACTCGCACATGTTATACTCGAGGAAGTTTGCATAACAGTATAGGAACTGGTGCAAACTTACAAACTTTCTCAGGGGCTTGTACTCGTACTGGTACAGCGGGGTATTGGATACTTGTATTTCGTGTTCATGCCATTGTACTCGAACGACAAGTCTACGTTACCTAACCAATGTGAGAGAGTATTAGCTATTTTAAGTATGGTTGCATAAAACATTTAGTCATTTCGTAGCACAATGGTCATGACCATTATGTGTGGTATCTGCTTTCTTTTTTGTATATGCAATCCCGATACTGCACTAGACAAACTACGTAATAATTCTTGGTTACAGGCCTCGTGTGTGTGCAGACGAATGGTTAGACTGTATCAGTTCTACGAAAactatttgtgtgtgtgtgtgtgtttgcacTGGCCCTATGTTGGATGACCTTTCTTATAGGGTACAAAAAAGAAACCGTGGTGTCGAAAGGCGATCGGTGGACCTAATGGAAATGAGAAAGGAGGTGCATGGGCGTTCCGGAAGTGGACCATGTAACAGACTGATATAAATGATGTAGTGTTGAACCATGATACCACTACATTTATTGTATACCTATTGTATATGGGAGTATTGGCCTAAACCACGAATTCTATCTTCGCCGATTCATCGATTACGTCACATTAGTATGTTACATATGCATGTAGGGAGTAATGAATATGACCCGACGTCTTATCCAAATAGCAAACGGCCCCTCAAAGGAGGTTAACTTAGTTACACCTACACGAGCTCATGACCGGCCATTCACTATCGgcacccatttttttttattattttttttatttggtttgTCAcgagaaaaagagaaattttcTAGAGTGGTACATAGGGTTGTTAATCATCTTTAATTTAATTCAGTTCCCCTTCTATTCACCGGAAATAAGTTGTCTGAAAGAAATGTAAGTCCTATTAAACTATATTGTAAACTGTGATCAACATGAAAATCAAAaaacatataataaatattaaaaaaaaatatgtcatattaCGGTGCCACACGAAAtaagtcaaaaaaaaaaaaaggttgaaaacttCAATATCGAATAGATATCCATTTGGAGATGGAAAACAGTGAATCAACTTGCTCGAGTAGAAATAATTTGATCTTTTTACACGTATTTGCATCCATTTAAAATCTGTGACGGGTGCAGTAAgataaaaagaaagagagagaaaaaagatggagaaagaagaaagagagagaattGAAAACCGTCATTTCAACTTATGTCTTATAGTACCTTTATCAAATCATAAGTCCTATTTCTTCACAGACCAAAAAgccaaaatatcaaatttgtcatttcataataaaaaaagaaatataaagatAGTCATTTGGCAATGTGACAGGTAGGTATCGAACTGGGGTCCATACTTGAGCGCTTTAGCCATTATAACTTGGAAGTAGGGTAATGGAATTAAGATTGACCCAAGTCGAATTAAGCGTATTACCGTGATTGGCATGCCAAAGACTcaggtatataatatatatatatatatttgcatccTTCAAAATGAGGGTAAGAGGGAAATTAAAACTGCTTTCTCTTTATGGTGTATTATCAAACTTTTATCACCTTTCAATTCTTTGAGGCTGCGCTAAGTGGCTAAGGGTTAAATAAAGAGTTTAAGTAGATTAACTCGTTTATTTTCAaaatcccatttttttttttggtctcatGCTGTGGTctttggatttttttattttattctatttCACAATTTCTGATAGAGGAAGAAAAAATCCAAGTTGGTTAATTTTGCAATGATGCATTTgatttaaatatgataaaaaaaatataataattccAACgggaaattaattaataaaactgACCTCGACAGAATTTGACGAGTGTCCCAGGAcaaaatgatgtatatatatatatattgggttatatatatatacgttaaaactgatttaaaaatttcaaattttcggACACACAATTTGACGAGTGTCCCAGGACAAAATGATGTATATATTgggttatatataaatatacgttaaacttatttaaaaatttcaaattttcggACACacgattttcatatttccataAAGTCAATAAATAGTTATGGTGAattatcaggggcggatcctgGATATCAAAGAGCCCTGTGACAATGATTTCACTGAGGTGGACTAAAGAGGGCGGTGTGAGAGTtatccaccctccccccccccccttctcccacaagaaaaaaatctgaattGGACCAGTGCTCTTTGGGGCACTTTAAGGTCTACACGCAAGATTTCGTGTTAttattcattttgatttttttgtgattgtaagggagagagggaggggaaaGTAGGGGATGGGAGGGCCCACGACCCTTCAACCCTGGATCCACGTCTGATTATACGGGGTAAATACCGGTTTCGAATTGTGGTGATGCCGGGATAAAGAAGGATGAATCCaccaaaatatattttaacttcataggaacatggagctataaacctaggtttatagctccaggggcgtatccagggggggggcgcaacaggcgcgcgccccccctattggccgtcaccaaaaaaaaaaaaaaaaattgatgacgacctttatgtgagatgtcggtgatcgctcaaccaccccccccccccacccgtatgctttattttttgtttgccaaaaaaaggttctggcgaagttcggcggcataatagttttagaaacatagatggtaattgtgtttgtattatcactataaacaagggcgtaggaacccggggggctggggggcgccagccccccccagtgaaaaatatggggggcggaagtatcgttcggCCCCCCCCGCTcggcaagtcagaaaacccctttttcatttccaaatgagaaaaaaatctcatttgaagcaccaaattgcatcttaggccaggtgaaaatgcaaaattctttacaaaatggagtgggtgggttgaagtgtgctatattgcaccaaattgcatctgaggccacctggaaatgcaaaaaaattccaaaggggagggggacaccccctccccttagacccctcccccaggccggccatcagtcttcagttCATTTCttgcctaccataaacgcagtgcgatcttttcaaataaagcgtctttataaagcaaaaatagttgactgtaggcttcattggccctataacaacaaaatgtattattgcgcccacggtattgatatagtacatatatgcaccctcatagtattcatataggccctatagtaggcctacacacgtacatgttccctcgaacagctgagaatctcatgtaaccagggtaatgcttaatacacgtttcacctggatgccctagcaatcggtacctaggaatgtaactatgtgtaattgtgtattgcatgtgtataggcctataatagcctgcatgaggccattttcttcatcgaataatataacagagctctcgaacattctaacgttgcgcctgaaacaagattgacaggggcaattttcccaaaataccacccgaaattaaaaaaaaaaggattttggatcctgattatgagatatttcggacatgacatccctattttaaagttgggtatatgccgcttggaaacctcgggaagtgccgtttccggccatctagagggtttgttaatcccaaaattttcttgtacgcttcgcgccaactcatggtggcgctacgcttagatagtcaacaaggtcatatcccctccccccccccccccactcggaagtacggatcgccgcccatgcatatgacaccattttgcatttcagcccttctttgaaagcaaaaattgtacacccatccccttagacccatcccccaggacggcgatcattcatgcctggcgccccccctattggaaaatcctggatacgcccctgtagcTCCATGATAGGAACAACACTAGTACGGTAATCTTGGAAGACATTAAACACATTttttccttgacaaatttgtaaccCATACacaggtttttttctttctttttgagtccAAAAAAGTCTACCGTTTTCACCCATCGAGTTGTATCTGATGAACTGACCTACAACTGGcctgtgtattagactacataatccagtcactttaatcGATGAGTCTCAGCTGTCTATAAAGGTTTCTtttctccaaaaaaaatcaaaagtggTAGTATATTGACATATGCAGCCTGGCTGATAACAGTGGTTATTAACGCTCGAACTTATGCAAATTAATTTAGTGCTTACAAAGTGTATCCTTTGAAACTAATTTACTCAGACGGATCTAAAGTATAATGTCACTACGTAATGATGACATAGCATAGCGTATATACAACCCCGTATTGTTTGATTGGAAGCTATACTTGTGTAACCCGATTTAAGTTGCACATATCTGGAATTTCTTTTCTATTCCTGTTTTCTatcgaaatgtatttttttcctctcgagacccccctcctcctcccctttcataaaagaaagagacaaagaagaagacgaagaagaagaaaggcttctatggtaaaaaaaacgaaaaagaatGTTTAATCCATCAGATGTTACTAAAGATATACGATTTCAATACAGattagaaatttaaaaaatgaaacgAAGTGagaagcttaaaaaaaaaacgagaagaAAAGAATGACGTATTTATATTAAGCAGATCGTaaacctcccacccccccctttaCCCAATCCTCCACCTTGGTGGTTCGCTTTCATGAGATTGGAATTAAGACACTAACGAGCTATTTAGGGTATCACTTTTGGAAACCAAACAATTCTTTTGTCGAATGTGTTTCTTATAGAAGTTGACGTGaaatatatagggcctatatactGCACGGTGGATTATGCTGCATAAAAGCATAGCTTTTGGAAATGTGATTTCTGCAGACGTCCTGTCGACTATGATCTTTTCTTTCTGCTTTTCTACTCCCGCCAATTCATGATCGGGCCAATTAGGTGAATTCTAATCCACGGCGACAATGTATCTTTTTAATGAAGTTTGCACCGAGCCACAGATTTGTAAGCTTACTGCATGgaaggtatatatataggacACAATGAATGCCAAACCTTATCAAGTTTCCGCTTAGTTGCCCGCGTGTTACCACTATCGCGTCTATACGCGTTGCAAAATAAATCTACTGTCTGCGAAAATCCGTCGACtccaaagaattaaaaaaaaaaaaaaaaaatgggggtcTATTCAATCTCTTGTCATCTTTTATTGCTACAATCTTAATCTCTTCATAGGGATCCCAGCTTGCGGTAAAAAGAAACCTGTAAAGATAGACTTTATGCTGTTAATGCGTGACAGTATCGACTTCAGACCGGCTGAAAAATGCCCCCGTTTTTGGACTTTTTCGACAACTCAGAGTATATTTTACAAGTATACTATTGTATGCTTTAGGCGACCCTCATACTAAGTATGATAGTTTGGTCACAGAATTGAGCAGGAAATCACCGCCTATCAGTTGCTCcgatatttgtatgtatgtatgtatgtatatgtgatcttcccgcaagcaggaactcgcgaaagaagccatggaggcttatagactcgcaagctgaccgaagccaatctctcggcacacatccatttaacgtccatgtcgggaagttgttattgaacaacacccttgccagacgacacacattgctgtcggcggggaatcgaaccggggatctcatgactgggagacgccggcgttaaccactaggctatacactccgcctgaCACATATTTATGACACAATTTTTATCAACTGAGTACATTTTAGGTTAAATgtcaccccctcccacacccctctATAGCCCATCCCTCCCCCACCGTTCCACCTCCGACTTAACGCTACGGTCCGATCGGGCATGCATTAATCTTAAGAATAATGTTTCAAACTACCTCCCTGCTTTATTCTTCGATATAACTCTGTATGATGGATACAACCTATATGGTTGCTTCAATGGTATCGTTTTAATAACCCTTTACAGCCCAAATTTATCCAAATGGTTTAGCCGGAAAATGCAACTTATTATAATTGTTTCGTTTGCAAACCTTTGAAATGTTTTAGCTTATTTCATGTTTCCTGCTGTAATGTTTATGAAGAATCTGTTTTTTAGTACATAACAGGCTGGTATTAAGTCCCCACTCGTACTCGTGTTCTAGCATAATTAACTGTACTGATACTGGCCATTACGGGTTTGTACTCGTGGCATTTTTGTAACATCTTCTTGGcatgttttaaatatattcTAGTATAGATATTATATAGTACAAGACCTAACTGTTCGTACTCGTGCTTAGAGCTCTTGTACTCTCGAACTCTTACTCACCCCAAGAGGATTTGTACCTTATATtgatactcatgctgttgtactcgtgctACAAGTTTGATACATCATGTCTCACTTTTGCGGTCCAAGAATGTGGTACCACTCAATTTGGAAAATTGATCGTAACCCTAAACACTTACTATAGACAAAACTGTCAATATTAATGTGATATTAGAAGGATTAAGAATCGTTCCAACAACTCTCCTATCCCGTCTATGTAAAACACCAAATTTATAATACATAAAGCTACCGAAATAAAATTCAGCATTCAAATATTTCACATAATAGCGTATAGTTTTAGAACAGACAgcgccatttttttttatgtccaTGTAACTTATTCAACCAGAAAGCTGTGACAAAGTTACTGCGTTCAACATCCTTGCAACAACACACCACGTGACTTCGACGGAGAACGAGGTCGGACGCATCTCTTTCCACGTTAAGGGTTACGTGCAGATGTGAATTATCGACTGCTAGCTGTATCAGCAGTAACCCAATGGAATGTTTTTTCGTTTACTTTTTCTAGGACGTAACCTAATTAATTCATCCAATCCGTGAATAATGTTACTACTGCGTGGTTATAAAGTAATTCTACCCGCATGGTAACCCTGACATAGGCTTCATAGGgttcatttttctttaaattgataTGTCATTACCAGTGATTTTCTCAAGTGGAAAGAGTTCGTTACACTTACTATATGTGATTAGGTATATTGTGTCAACGATATGAAATATACGTGGCGCACTTTTATAATTTGATAATAGTCAAACTGTACGGTTGTGTGCATGGCAACTTATTTCGAACTGAATTCTAATTGGTATACATTTATAGTATCATCGTTTGATGGTTTTGTATGGTTTATTTAACTATTATAACTATGAACAGAATATCGTGTTCACGGGGTGTCCCTTCTCACGTGATCCCACCACCCCGTTTTACGATAGTAAGTGCTTCCGGCCTTTAAACAAATGTTAGACTCATGGTTATAGTTTACTGTTGAGACAATAcggtagcctatatatataatacactcTATGAAAGAAGAAACTTAACCCACATCACATCTTGCCGTGTATATAAGCATGAGAGGATCACTCTTGCCTAATCTAACTGAAGACGTTAGTATTAAGTAGCCGCCTGCAGACTATAGCTGACAACAACGAAACTTAGCAAAAAACTTTATATCACTAAATATTATCTCAGTAAATGACTTCTCTCAGACATTAAACTCAGACATTAAGTTTACCATTAATGATGTGTCAAACATGCGATAAAGACTCCATTCAAACGTCAAGCGTATTTAACACCATCCAATATTATTTCACACATGTTATACAGACACCATTATGACTCCAGTAGTATTTAACACCACTTAAATGATTTCAAAGATGTTAGACAGACTCCAGTCAATCTTCACACCTCTTTAACACCACGACTATTATTTCAAAGATGTTACACAGACTCCAGTCAATCTTTACACCTTTATAATACCACTATACTCATATTTCAAACATGTGTTAGACAAACCCataagttttttcttttttttatcaccaaagAATTTTAGCTCCATCCATTACGCCATGATAATGTATATTACAGTGCCTCGGTCGTGCTCGAAGCGACACACTCACTGTCACAAGTAAACCCAGCCTGCCCTTCATTCTATTCACAGGTGTGACGATATGGGAGTAATTCCGAATAATACTTCCTACTTAattctcccccctcccctcccccaacccatcCTTCCTTTTGGTTCCAAGTAGTATCAAAGTACCTGGTCACGTGATACAGTCAGCTAAAATCTCAATTATAGCTACtacattttctttattcttcCTTTACTTACACGTGTTTCATCCTTTTTAATTTCAACTATATAGGGACATAATATATGCATGCTTCTCACTCCACGTTCTCTGTTTTCTATATattctttctccatttttttctttccaatttcATCtgtgttttttcccccttctctCATCTTGTATCAGGGTAATATTAATCTATTTTTCTGTCATATACTTCTGTGTTTTTACTCCCGTGGCGGTTCGACCTTCAccaaagtttattttttcatataCGTATATagtctttttttcattttcttttttcttcttaatcaAAGTCATATGATTACCTAAAGCTCAAAAAGTCAGGACGCCGTTTTATAAACGCAACAATGTAACTTTGCTTGATATCGAACAAAAGGATCAACTCCGTAGTGTGTTTACAtgctgacaaaaaaaaaaaacataaagggAGAAAAAGAATTATCAAAAATAGTGCAAAGcccaaaaaagggaaaaaaaatgccGCCGCTGGGCCAAATGATACAATAACAGCCTGAGTTTACGAATCACAGGCAAACGTACTTTTCGTCAATTCATAACTTCTTTTGATTAAATTGGGACTTTAAGAGTTTGTTGTtacagaaatatgaaataataacaacaccACACCTGGTTTGTACTcaacgacaaaaaaaaagaagtattttcgCTTCACTTACCAACAGTAGCTATTGACAAACCGAAGAATGCGTGATTGATTTGCTATTTTATGTTAAGTGTTTCATTATTTTtgaaaggtaaaaaatgctTTTGCATCTTTAAAAAAACTATCCAGGTATTATTAACAGGAGACTATTAATCGAAGCAAAACAAAAGTCTTTTGATGAGGTCAAAATTGAAAGGAATGGAAAAAACGGCccaaaagaagtaaaagaaacaaaaaagagtgaattttttttggaaCAAAAGTGTTTCAACTTAAATTCTAATTAATCATGGTATTGTTGGGCCAAAAATCGTTACAATAAAATACGAGAGAGTTGTTATTCCCAGATACAAAacacacaagagaaagaaaaaaagcgTGTCACGCGCATAATTTTGAGTTtattcctccccaccccccttatCTTTCTGAAGCGCTATTCTGAAAACGGTACATAATTCACGGTTTGGTTGGAGCCAGTCCTTGGTAATTCAAGGTCAGTTTGTGGGAACTGTCAATAagccactgatctgtacacaaAAACGCGAATCAGCTCCGTTGACAGGCTTCTTACAAACCTGAAAAACAGGCAAAGGAATTAGTCGTGCGCGGAATGAGTATGTCACTATTTTAATAACCAttcgtttttttctttcgaTGATTAGCTTTTTTTTGTGTTTCGTCGCCAAAGGAGAAGAGTTTCAAAGTTAAATGAACTACCAGTCCACATATAGGCATGGACATGAACGTAATCAAAATTGTATAACTTAACTTACCCCTCCACTTAGtttcacagtgtatatagcCTGCATGGCTGTATCATGTGTGTATTACGCATCGTGAATGTGTTAACGTCTTATATTAATGCGGGCATGAAGTCAATATAGATAATGTTATAAATTTCACTCTAGCACTTAGTTTaaccctcccttccctccctccccgtTCTACCTCTCTCAACCTCCCTTCAAAACGAAAAAGAGAGTGTAATACAAATATATCCTATTTATATAGCTGAAACAAAAGTTATTGCTATTCTGTTGATTTCGTGCATTCTAttgggtggcgggggggggggggatgatggACTTTAAGGAAAATTAATTTCCTGAAAGAGACGGCATGGGCTGAAAAGGAGGGTATTGTAAAAGTGTATTTACTTTTGATGAAACAAGCCaaaaataaggggggggggggtcaggtaCATATTTCAGACAATATAAACTATCGGAGACCAGTAGTGTTCTTATACGGTGCAGAAATCTGCATGACGTCATAGGAAACCAATGAATGACCTGTCAGCTGTAATTTTCATTTCGGATCACGAAACGAAGGAGTCatgagaaaaagaaacattaattcgAAGAAACCGAAAAGTTGAAAATTTTATTATTGATATATCAATAGTT from Apostichopus japonicus isolate 1M-3 chromosome 2, ASM3797524v1, whole genome shotgun sequence harbors:
- the LOC139973292 gene encoding doublesex- and mab-3-related transcription factor A2-like, which produces MVSIRSHRYTSAAVLNWGLFCAFDVGCIMSLENTFHNRPVSSTDMPVVPNHPGPTHHIPHPQHSSASHQPNSTPMLLRADKPYPRTPKCARCRNHGVVSALKGHKRYCRWRDCVCAKCTLIAERQRVMAAQVALRRQQAQEETEAKELGLYYETSDGAIYAMNGIAVQTHKPYDPYRHQDGPDAKRGRLEIIHAPQSPSAGVGPLTPPDSATVLTHRILPGSSPSHSPTSLQESQDGGIASPTSSVSPALSASTSVQSPHNVVAEGKETHEVSKNKDKSHDYELSKRDQAAEGGEDDGKANSKAPIDVLCRLFPAQKKTVLELILQGCEGDIVQAIEQILNSQPKDSRSSLRQERQANHSPHEGEHPTTETTCVNGTFITHRPYLSTSHMVCPPCTTSSAFKSAFSPLPPERSVPTASTAGTFPPTLRLPYPPYPRGIPLWHPYSSGMFPAAAAAAAALGVQPSMEYLTGGMREITGTSKDIPSTRGPNGSFPNQHL